One part of the Hippoglossus hippoglossus isolate fHipHip1 chromosome 11, fHipHip1.pri, whole genome shotgun sequence genome encodes these proteins:
- the pdk4 gene encoding pyruvate dehydrogenase kinase, isozyme 4, with product MKFAQFLLKNASVAGIPKQVEKFSKFSPSPLSMKQFLDFGSANACEKTSFVFLRQELPVRLANIMKEIDFLPDKLLGTPSLKLLTSWYSQSLLELVDFLEKDPDDKSVLTNFTQTLVHIRNRHNNVVPTMAQGVVEYKEAFGVDPVTNQNVQYFLDRFYMSRISIRMLINQHTLIFNGSVNPAHPKHIGSIDPTCDVVEVVKDAYETSKMLCEQYYLTSPDMEVKEINAENPGQPLHIVYVPSHLYHMLFELFKNAMRATVETHEMSPTLPRIKVRVSLGAEDLTIKMSDRGGGVPLRKIEHLFSYMYSTAPSPVHEDNSRNAPLAGFGYGLPISRLYAKYFQGDLQLYSMEGYGTSAVIYLKALSSESVERLPVFNKSALRHYQTSIEADDWCMPSKEPRKLGKHERTW from the exons ATGAAGTTTGCTCAGTTTCTCCTGAAAAACGCCTCCGTGGCTGGAATTCCGAAGCAAGTGGAGAAGTTCTCCAAGTTCTCCCCTTCGCCCCTGTCCATGAAGCAGTTCCTGGACTTCG GCTCGGCCAATGCATGCGAGAAGACCTCCTTCGTGTTCCTGCGCCAGGAGCTTCCCGTCCGACTGGCCAACATCATGAAGGAAATTGATTTCCTCCCAGACAAGCTCCTCGGCACTCCATCCCTTAAGCTCCTCACCAGCTG GTATTCACAGAGCTTGCTGGAGCTTGTCGACTTTTTGGAGAAAGATCCAGATGATAAGAGCGTCCTGACAAA CTTCACACAGACCTTGGTGCACATCCGGAACCGGCACAACAACGTGGTGCCCACCATGGCCCAGGGTGTGGTGGAGTACAAGGAGGCGTTCGGCGTGGACCCCGTCACCAACCAGAACGTCCAGTACTTCCTGGACCGCTTCTACATGAGCCGCATCTCCATACGCATGCTCATAAACCAGCACA CATTAATCTTCAACGGCAGTGTGAACCCGGCCCATCCCAAACATATCGGCAGCATCGACCCCACCTGTGATGTCGTGGAGGTAGTAAAAG ATGCCTATGAGACTTCAAAGATGCTGTGCGAGCAGTATTACTTGACCTCGCCCGATATGGAGGTCAAAGAAATCAACG CTGAAAACCCTGGCCAGCCTCTGCACATTGTCTACGTGCCGTCCCATCTCTACCACATGCTGTTTGAGCTCTTCAAG AACGCCATGAGAGCCACAGTCGAGACCCACGAGATGAGTCCCACGTTGCCACGGATCAAAGTGCGGGTTTCACTGGGTGCTGAGGACCTCACTATCAAG ATGTCAGACAGAGGAGGCGGAGTTCCGCTGAGGAAGATTGAACATCTCTTCAGCTACATGTACTCCACGGCTCCCAGTCCCGTCCATGAAGACAACTCTCGTAACGCACCTCTG GCTGGTTTTGGTTATGGTCTGCCCATCTCCCGCCTGTATGCCAAGTATTTCCAGGGAGACCTGCAGCTGTACTCTATGGAGGGCTACGGCACATCAGCTGTCATATACTTAAAG GCCTTGTCCTCAGAGTCGGTGGAGAGACTTCCTGTTTTTAACAAGTCGGCCTTACGGCACTACCAGACCAGCATAGAGGCCGATGACTGGTGCATGCCCAGCAAGGAGCCAAGGAAACTGGGCAAGCACGAGAGGACTTGGTGA